From the Neobacillus sp. PS3-34 genome, the window TCACCGTGAAGTTTTCCAGTTTGAAGGTGCTTTGGCAGATAACGTCGCCTGCCGCATCTTCAACGGCCAAAGGAAATTGTTCGAATTGAAGCTCCCGACTGCTGCCATTCCGAATGAGGATTGTAGCTGCCAATCCTTCTTCAGGGCTGAACTTTGTTTCCAGACCAACCATTTTGATTTCATCGGCAGCCAGCTTCGGCAGGCCGGCCAGCAAGTTTTTCTAATTGTTCTACTTGAACTGGGGTAAGCTGACTTTCCCAGCTGTCGTCGAGGTCGAGTTCATGCTTTCTTTCAGCAGGAGCTTTA encodes:
- a CDS encoding SLAP domain-containing protein, giving the protein MLAGLPKLAADEIKMVGLETKFSPEEGLAATILIRNGSSRELQFEQFPLAVEDAAGDVICQSTFKLENFTVKPYATKPWTFVFPKELILKSSPDLSSWKVYPKQ